A part of Silurus meridionalis isolate SWU-2019-XX chromosome 18, ASM1480568v1, whole genome shotgun sequence genomic DNA contains:
- the kcnk2b gene encoding potassium channel subfamily K member 2b, whose translation MAAPDLLDPKAAAHNSKPRLSFSAKPVVLNTEDEFEPRVSVMRWKTVLTVFLLVVLYLIMGATVFKALEQPHENSQKLAILSQKLQFLIDHPCVNSTELEELVKQVTSAIRAGVNPSGNSSNVTSLWDLSSSFFFAGTVITTIGFGNISPHTEGGRIFCIVYALLGIPLFGFLLAGVGDQLGTIFGKGIAKVEKMIVKWNVSQTKIRVISTVLFILFGCLLFVTLPAIIFKHIEGWSALEAIYFVVITLTTIGFGDFVAGEGERRQHQDSNGGSEMEYLDYYKPVVWFWILVGLAYFAAILSMIGDWFRVISKKTKEEVGEFRAHAAEWTANVSAEFKETRRRLSVDIYDRFQRAASIKRKLSAELGINNAPVSQEMTPGKRALSVNLGEDRETYPSLALARNGSLFLNGLSPEYADRRDIAIIEHLK comes from the exons A TGGCCGCTCCTGATCTTCTGGACCCCAAAGCCGCTGCTCACAACTCCAAGCCGCGACTGTCTTTTTCTGCCAAGCCGGTGGTGCTGAACACTGAGGATGAGTTTGAGCCGCGTGTCAGCGTCATGCGCTGGAAAACCGTGCTCACCGTCTTCTTGCTGGTCGTTCTTTATCTGATCATGGGAGCCACTGTGTTCAAAGCGCTGGAACAGCCGCACGAGAATTCGCAGAAACTCGCCATCCTCAGCCAGAAGCTGCAGTTCCTCATCGATCACCCGTGCGTCAACTCCACCGAGCTGGAAGAGTTAGTGAAG CAAGTGACGTCGGCGATCCGAGCCGGCGTGAATCCGTCTGGAAATTCGTCCAACGTGACGAGTTTATGGGACCTGAGCAGCTCGTTCTTCTTCGCGGGGACCGTCATCACCACCATAG GATTCGGGAACATTTCCCCTCATACGGAAGGAGGCCGGATATTCTGCATAGTGTACGCGTTGTTGGGAATCCCTCTGTTCGGCTTCCTGCTGGCCGGAGTTGGCGATCAGCTGGGGACCATATTCGGAAAGGGCATCGCTAAAGTAGAGAAGATGATCGTG AAGTGGAATGTGAGCCAGACCAAGATCCGCGTGATCTCCACGGTGCTCTTCATCCTCTTCGGCTGCCTACTTTTTGTCACGTTGCCAGCCATCATCTTCAAGCACATCGAGGGCTGGAGTGCACTCGAGGCCATTTACTTTGTCGTCATCACCTTGACAACCATCGGCTTTGGCGATTTCGTCGCTGGCGAGGGCGAGCGCCGTCAGCACCAGGACAGCAACG GTGGCTCTGAGATGGAGTACCTGGACTATTATAAACCGGTGGTATGGTTTTGGATTCTGGTGGGCCTGGCTTACTTCGCCGCCATCCTTAGCATGATCGGAGACTGGTTCCGGGTCATCTCAAAgaaaaccaaggaggag GTGGGCGAGTTCCGGGCGCACGCTGCCGAATGGACGGCTAACGTGTCTGCTGAGTTCAAAGAGACGCGCCGGCGCCTCAGCGTGGACATCTACGACAGGTTCCAACGTGCCGCTTCCATCAAGCGCAAGCTCTCGGCTGAGCTTGGCATCAACAACGCACCAGTCAGCCAGGAGATGACGCCGGGCAAGCGAGCGCTCTCAGTCAACTTGGGAGAGGACCGAGAGACGTATCCGTCCCTTGCACTGGCACGCAACGGCAGCCTTTTCCTTAACGGCCTCAGCCCGGAATATGCCGACCGGCGTGACATTGCCATCATAGAACATCTAAAATGA